The Myxococcales bacterium genome window below encodes:
- a CDS encoding protein kinase, with translation MPDERDPAGSDATVAVGAAAVVAGADATVAAPGAAAVVAGTAATVAVGAAAVVAGADGTVAASGAAAVVAGTDATVAASGGGPGREATLAAPVAPVVLGDSLVGAAVTLSPTDAGATTARTIGDDLRAASIDRFDEVARDRFELLGELARGGLGRVFRARDPRTGRVVALKEVLRPTADLMVRFAREAMVTANLQHPAIVPVYEVGRWPSGEPFYAMKLVRGRALDALIAEATTPAARIALLPHVIAIAEALAYAHSERVIHRDLKPANVLVGPYGETVVIDWGLARNLGDAETASGAPVAVERAEPGMTVVGAVVGTPAYMAPEQAAGQPLDERADVYAIGAILYHVLGGERPYAECRTIEQILAAVDAGPPRSLRVLAPTLPAELVTIAEHALARAPADRYATAAGLAEDLRRFQTGQLVGAHRYTRWQRIRRWVGQHRGAVGTGAVALAALAVFAILSVTRIARERDRARGERTIAQRERARAEQAQALAEQRVGETLEELGRQALIAGEPERALPFLAAATGAGPRPTLAALLGEAAAPFTGLRALAPPDVVGTLAADLVDGGHLLVAASAMGASAYDLATRRPVWTAPGVHHVRASPDGALVLCLGPGLDVTIRTAHEGRVVRRWTLPAADDQLWLPAWSPRGDRLAVATGGGRVATGGLDDAALAVRGAHQGEVWTLAFSPDGARLMSVGADGVIAIAGPDGTARTIAQPSIKTIAAAWLDDRSLLAVADDGEARTWRVDGAAPPRVTRRFTHGRDPYGVYVAPTGAWAVTYGDAAVARLWDLSTGALRAELIGHRHAVSAAVAVGAWLVTVDESGTIAVWDPATGERRSVLPFEELNPGVIARGDHLVTFGAGRPRVWQLAPEVPLRRVPLHQARIRELTFDRAGTALWTAANDGTARRLDLATGAVRVFGAADYVEPAIRSLDDGGQFHNHARGLRSLRLSPDETRVATAREDGAVTLWDVATGTELATWPHPGRARRVVFTRDGARAFVAAGTGVYAWEVATGRALGHAELGGPAWDVALLGDEQVLATQTNDRAALWDAATLTPRANLRPFPDRLRELIVADDRLVAAAPDSVLVIDRDGQVHGRAEQEGAFAAAVSPAPARPPHGRLVAVGTPSGEVVLRDAADAAPIRSWRIDDGLAALAFRPDGALLASAGGRRVRVWDPATGRQLLATPELPALVTQLAWSPDGRALAFGGGSGVVYLWTIAAPVVDAAALARCVAPWRLDGSGLAAAAFDPDACAGVLPGL, from the coding sequence GTGCCCGACGAACGCGATCCCGCCGGCTCCGACGCGACCGTGGCGGTCGGCGCGGCGGCGGTGGTCGCGGGCGCCGACGCGACCGTGGCGGCGCCGGGCGCGGCGGCGGTGGTCGCGGGCACCGCCGCGACCGTGGCGGTCGGTGCGGCGGCGGTGGTCGCGGGCGCCGACGGGACCGTAGCGGCGTCGGGCGCGGCGGCGGTGGTCGCGGGCACCGACGCGACCGTGGCGGCGTCGGGCGGCGGGCCCGGGCGCGAGGCCACGCTGGCGGCGCCGGTCGCGCCGGTCGTGCTCGGCGACAGCCTGGTCGGCGCGGCCGTGACCTTGTCGCCGACCGACGCCGGCGCCACGACCGCGCGCACGATCGGCGACGACCTGCGCGCGGCGTCGATCGATCGCTTCGACGAGGTCGCGCGCGATCGGTTCGAGCTGCTCGGGGAGCTGGCCCGGGGCGGCCTGGGCCGGGTGTTCCGCGCGCGCGATCCGCGCACCGGCCGCGTGGTCGCGCTCAAGGAGGTGTTGCGGCCGACCGCCGACCTGATGGTGCGGTTCGCGCGCGAGGCGATGGTCACGGCCAACCTGCAGCACCCGGCGATCGTGCCGGTCTACGAGGTCGGGCGCTGGCCGTCGGGCGAGCCGTTCTACGCGATGAAGCTGGTGCGCGGCCGCGCGCTCGACGCGCTGATCGCCGAGGCCACGACGCCGGCGGCGCGGATCGCGCTCCTGCCGCACGTGATCGCGATCGCCGAGGCCCTGGCCTACGCCCACAGCGAGCGCGTGATCCACCGCGACCTCAAGCCCGCGAACGTGCTCGTCGGGCCCTACGGCGAGACCGTGGTCATCGACTGGGGCCTGGCCCGCAACCTCGGCGACGCCGAGACCGCGTCGGGCGCGCCGGTCGCGGTCGAGCGCGCCGAGCCGGGCATGACCGTCGTCGGCGCCGTGGTCGGCACGCCGGCGTACATGGCGCCCGAGCAGGCCGCGGGCCAGCCGCTCGACGAGCGCGCCGACGTCTACGCGATCGGCGCCATCCTGTACCACGTGCTCGGCGGCGAGCGGCCGTACGCCGAGTGCCGGACGATCGAGCAGATCCTCGCGGCGGTCGACGCCGGGCCGCCGCGATCGTTGCGGGTGCTGGCGCCGACCTTGCCGGCCGAGCTGGTCACGATCGCCGAGCACGCGCTGGCGCGGGCGCCGGCCGATCGCTACGCCACCGCCGCCGGCCTGGCCGAGGATCTGCGCCGGTTCCAGACCGGTCAGCTCGTCGGCGCGCATCGCTACACGCGCTGGCAGCGCATCCGGCGCTGGGTCGGCCAGCACCGCGGCGCGGTCGGGACCGGCGCCGTCGCGCTGGCGGCGCTGGCGGTGTTCGCGATCCTCAGCGTCACGCGCATCGCCCGCGAGCGCGATCGGGCCCGGGGCGAGCGCACCATCGCGCAGCGCGAGCGCGCGCGCGCCGAGCAGGCCCAGGCCCTGGCCGAGCAGCGGGTGGGCGAGACGCTCGAGGAGCTCGGGCGCCAGGCCCTGATCGCCGGCGAGCCCGAGCGCGCGCTGCCGTTCCTCGCCGCGGCCACCGGCGCCGGCCCGCGCCCGACGCTCGCCGCGCTGCTCGGCGAGGCCGCCGCGCCCTTCACCGGGCTGCGCGCGCTCGCGCCGCCCGACGTGGTCGGGACGCTCGCCGCCGATCTCGTTGACGGCGGCCACCTCCTGGTCGCGGCCTCGGCCATGGGCGCCAGCGCCTACGACCTCGCCACCCGGCGCCCGGTATGGACCGCGCCCGGCGTGCACCACGTCCGCGCGTCGCCAGACGGCGCGCTGGTCCTGTGCCTGGGGCCGGGGCTCGACGTGACGATCCGCACCGCGCACGAGGGCCGCGTCGTGCGTCGGTGGACCCTGCCGGCCGCCGACGATCAGCTGTGGCTGCCGGCGTGGAGCCCGCGCGGCGATCGGCTCGCGGTCGCGACCGGCGGCGGGCGCGTCGCGACCGGCGGCCTCGATGACGCCGCGCTCGCGGTCCGCGGCGCGCACCAGGGCGAGGTCTGGACGCTGGCGTTCAGCCCCGACGGCGCGCGGCTCATGTCGGTCGGCGCCGACGGCGTGATCGCGATCGCGGGCCCCGACGGCACGGCGCGGACGATCGCGCAGCCCTCGATCAAGACCATCGCGGCGGCCTGGCTCGACGACCGCTCGCTGCTGGCGGTGGCCGACGACGGCGAGGCGCGGACCTGGCGTGTCGACGGCGCCGCGCCGCCGCGGGTGACCCGGCGCTTCACCCACGGCCGCGACCCGTACGGGGTCTACGTCGCGCCGACCGGGGCGTGGGCGGTGACCTACGGCGACGCGGCCGTGGCCCGGCTGTGGGACCTCTCGACCGGCGCGCTGCGCGCCGAGCTGATCGGGCACCGCCACGCGGTGTCGGCGGCGGTCGCGGTCGGCGCGTGGCTGGTCACCGTCGACGAGTCCGGCACGATCGCGGTGTGGGATCCGGCCACGGGCGAGCGGCGGTCGGTGCTGCCGTTCGAGGAGCTGAACCCGGGCGTGATCGCGCGCGGCGACCACCTGGTCACGTTCGGCGCCGGGCGGCCGCGGGTGTGGCAGCTCGCGCCCGAGGTGCCGCTGCGCCGCGTGCCGCTGCACCAGGCGCGGATCCGCGAGCTGACCTTCGATCGCGCGGGCACGGCGCTGTGGACCGCGGCCAACGACGGCACCGCGCGCCGGCTCGACCTCGCGACCGGCGCGGTGCGGGTGTTCGGCGCCGCCGACTACGTCGAACCGGCGATCCGGTCGCTCGACGACGGCGGCCAGTTCCACAACCACGCGCGCGGGCTGCGGTCGCTGCGGCTGTCGCCCGATGAGACCCGGGTCGCGACCGCGCGCGAGGACGGCGCGGTCACGCTGTGGGACGTGGCCACCGGCACCGAGCTCGCGACCTGGCCCCATCCGGGGCGCGCCCGCCGGGTCGTCTTCACGCGCGATGGCGCGCGCGCGTTCGTGGCCGCCGGCACCGGCGTCTACGCCTGGGAGGTCGCGACCGGGCGCGCGCTCGGGCACGCGGAGCTCGGCGGGCCGGCGTGGGACGTCGCGCTCTTGGGGGACGAGCAGGTGCTCGCGACCCAGACCAACGATCGAGCCGCGCTCTGGGACGCCGCGACCCTGACCCCGCGCGCCAACCTGCGGCCGTTTCCGGATCGCCTGCGCGAGCTGATCGTCGCCGACGACCGGCTCGTCGCCGCGGCGCCGGACAGCGTGCTGGTGATCGATCGCGACGGCCAGGTCCACGGCCGCGCCGAGCAGGAGGGCGCGTTCGCGGCCGCGGTGTCGCCGGCGCCCGCGCGTCCGCCGCACGGCCGGCTGGTCGCGGTGGGCACGCCGAGCGGCGAGGTGGTGCTGCGCGACGCCGCCGACGCGGCGCCGATCCGGAGCTGGCGCATCGACGACGGCCTCGCGGCGCTGGCGTTCCGCCCCGACGGCGCGCTCCTGGCCTCGGCCGGCGGGCGCCGCGTGCGGGTCTGGGATCCCGCCACCGGCCGCCAGCTGCTCGCGACGCCCGAGCTGCCGGCGCTGGTGACCCAGCTCGCGTGGAGCCCCGACGGGCGCGCGCTGGCGTTCGGCGGCGGCTCGGGCGTGGTCTACCTGTGGACGATCGCCGCGCCGGTCGTCGACGCGGCCGCGCTGGCGCGGTGCGTGGCGCCGTGGCGCCTCGACGGCAGCGGCCTGGCCGCGGCCGCGTTCGATCCCGACGCGTGCGCGGGCGTCTTGCCGGGCCTTTGA
- a CDS encoding cation:proton antiporter has product MTGHDLIQTLALVVGTAAVVTVVFQRLRLPVVLGYLAAGMLVGPHTSVPFFADEGIVAILAELGVILLMFSIGMELSVRGVIGVGIGAVAATVLEVGTMVAAGAAIGGVFGLDGRASLFVGAMVGISSTTIISRTLDEQPPPPAQRRRVFGLLVVEDLLAILLLTVLTAVSRGAGLGVEALLETLAKLAGFLAATIIVGMLVVPRLIRATVALGRHETTLVGVIGLCFALATLAHVAGYSVALGAFLAGALVAEGGVNHDIEPLVEPVRDLFAAIFFVSVGMLIDPAAIASSWLEILVILAVVVVGKIVAVSTGVFLAGHGIRAAVTTGMTMAQIGELSFVAASIGVGSGVLPPRWYAVAVAVSAITTALTPPLVRLGPRVAAGIEARLPRRLATFAALYGSWIERARAGPRDVGPLRRSARRLAIDGVALFALVLGAGLARRRAVAALGERLALDPRWATLALLGVVVLAALPLLLGMARMSRTVATGVAERALPAGAGLDLGAAPRRMLIMALQVPVLLVALVPALAVAGAFAPSVAAAVVAAMVAFEAWRVWRSAGDLDAHVRAGAEAIVEVLAAAGKRVAGQRPTEATADLSAIEAVLPGLGTPTAVRVTAGSALAGQTLAATNLRGTTGATVLAIQRGEVSIPVPAAVDIIEVGDVLALAGSSEAIAAAAALLAPP; this is encoded by the coding sequence GTGACGGGCCACGATCTGATCCAGACGCTCGCGCTGGTGGTCGGCACCGCCGCGGTCGTGACGGTCGTGTTCCAGCGCCTGCGCCTGCCGGTGGTGCTGGGCTACCTGGCCGCCGGAATGCTGGTCGGGCCCCACACCTCGGTGCCGTTCTTCGCCGACGAGGGCATCGTCGCCATCCTGGCCGAGCTGGGCGTCATCCTGCTGATGTTCTCGATCGGCATGGAGCTGTCGGTCCGCGGCGTCATCGGCGTCGGGATCGGCGCGGTGGCGGCGACGGTGCTCGAGGTCGGCACGATGGTCGCGGCCGGCGCCGCGATCGGTGGCGTGTTCGGGCTCGACGGCCGCGCCAGCCTGTTCGTCGGGGCCATGGTCGGCATCTCGTCGACGACGATCATCTCGCGCACGCTCGACGAGCAGCCGCCGCCGCCGGCGCAGCGCCGCCGGGTGTTCGGCCTGCTGGTGGTCGAGGACCTGCTGGCGATCCTGCTGTTGACGGTGCTGACCGCGGTCAGCCGCGGCGCCGGCCTCGGCGTCGAGGCCCTGCTCGAGACCCTGGCCAAGCTCGCGGGCTTCCTGGCCGCCACGATCATCGTCGGCATGCTGGTGGTGCCGCGGCTGATCCGGGCCACCGTCGCGCTGGGCCGCCACGAGACCACGCTGGTCGGCGTGATCGGCCTGTGCTTCGCCCTGGCCACGCTGGCCCACGTCGCCGGCTACTCGGTGGCGCTGGGCGCGTTCCTCGCCGGCGCCCTGGTCGCCGAGGGCGGGGTCAACCACGACATCGAGCCGCTGGTCGAGCCGGTCCGCGATCTGTTCGCCGCGATCTTCTTCGTGTCGGTCGGCATGCTGATCGATCCGGCCGCGATCGCGTCGTCGTGGCTGGAGATCCTGGTCATCCTGGCGGTGGTCGTCGTGGGCAAGATCGTCGCGGTGTCGACCGGCGTGTTCCTGGCCGGCCACGGCATCCGCGCCGCGGTCACCACCGGCATGACCATGGCGCAGATCGGCGAGCTGTCGTTCGTCGCCGCCAGCATCGGGGTCGGCAGCGGGGTGCTGCCGCCGCGGTGGTACGCGGTCGCGGTCGCGGTGTCGGCGATCACCACCGCGCTGACCCCGCCGCTGGTCCGGCTGGGCCCGCGGGTCGCCGCGGGGATCGAGGCTCGGCTGCCGCGGCGGCTGGCGACCTTCGCGGCGCTGTACGGCTCGTGGATCGAGCGGGCCCGGGCCGGGCCGCGCGACGTCGGCCCGCTGCGGCGGTCGGCCCGCCGGCTCGCCATCGACGGGGTGGCGCTGTTCGCGCTGGTGCTGGGCGCCGGCCTGGCGCGGCGCCGGGCGGTGGCCGCGCTCGGCGAGCGGCTGGCGCTCGACCCGCGGTGGGCGACGCTGGCGCTGCTCGGCGTCGTGGTCCTGGCCGCGCTGCCGCTGCTCCTGGGCATGGCTCGGATGTCGCGGACCGTGGCCACCGGCGTGGCCGAGCGTGCGCTGCCGGCGGGCGCCGGCCTCGATCTGGGCGCGGCGCCGCGGCGCATGCTGATCATGGCGCTGCAGGTGCCCGTGCTGCTGGTGGCGCTGGTGCCGGCGCTGGCGGTGGCCGGGGCGTTCGCGCCGTCGGTGGCGGCGGCGGTGGTGGCCGCGATGGTGGCGTTCGAGGCCTGGCGGGTGTGGCGCAGCGCCGGCGATCTCGACGCCCACGTGCGCGCCGGCGCCGAGGCGATCGTCGAGGTCCTGGCCGCCGCCGGCAAGCGCGTGGCCGGGCAGCGCCCGACCGAGGCCACCGCCGATCTGTCCGCGATCGAGGCCGTGCTGCCGGGGCTGGGCACGCCGACCGCGGTGCGGGTCACCGCCGGCAGCGCGCTGGCGGGCCAGACGCTGGCCGCGACCAACCTGCGCGGCACTACGGGCGCGACCGTGCTGGCGATCCAGCGCGGCGAGGTCAGCATCCCGGTGCCGGCGGCCGTCGACATCATCGAGGTCGGTGACGTGCTGGCGCTGGCGGGCTCGAGCGAGGCGATCGCCGCGGCCGCGGCCCTGCTCGCGCCGCCGTGA
- a CDS encoding ATP-binding protein, which yields MDAAALNPRPTGPRCDRLAALRLLEHERLLALALAVRAIAGDWDRGLLGGAIDGALPHEAEVLGLYTTRSGLARDRVVQAEAGVTAAMQAVRDLEEATPARWPLVELIDEFGLSPLARLILMVAVAPHISDEAARLYRILANDPLRALIDLGLVTRLLGPRVNPHDVARELDPDRPLVRFGLIQVAEGPVRRFAALSVDPLVIARLRGEALTADPDAALPVVTAARTIDQLLIEPAAATALVEAVARPRPPTAPLRLIVRGRIGSGRRAVLAALAHAAGRQLAMVHVLHVTDGGRPSAAAIRRALERCTVAGWIPCLDGVDLIPTDERLLLQQIRHVVARHPGPLVARVEPDTRPPIDAGYDLVELEDLTESRRREVWLGALAARAIPAEGLSDLAARWRIGPGTITNVVAGLPEDGRAITPAVITGAVGQYLDRRLGDVAERIRNLPRLEQLVLPPDILDSLKEFLARMRLSRQVFEEWGMERVATTSRGIVALFEGPPGTGKTMVAGALARELGIELFRVDLSRVMSKWIGETERNLANVFAAAEESQALMLFDEADSLFTKRTEVKSSNDRYANLEVNYLLQRLDSFTGAAILTTNFGAAIDTAFRRRLAFRVLFPIPDEELREQLWRAHLPKDLPLGDDLDLADLARRYEFTGGSVRNCTVRAAFLAAAEGLPMGQEHLRRAIRLEYRSAGKLAEGGPLE from the coding sequence GTGGACGCCGCCGCGCTGAACCCGCGGCCGACCGGGCCCCGCTGCGATCGCCTGGCCGCGCTGCGGCTGCTCGAGCACGAGCGCCTGCTGGCGCTGGCGCTGGCGGTGCGCGCGATCGCCGGCGACTGGGATCGCGGGCTGCTCGGCGGCGCGATCGACGGCGCGCTGCCTCACGAGGCCGAGGTGCTCGGCCTGTACACCACCCGCAGCGGGCTGGCGCGCGACCGCGTCGTCCAGGCCGAGGCCGGCGTGACCGCGGCGATGCAGGCGGTGCGCGACCTCGAGGAGGCAACCCCGGCCCGGTGGCCGCTGGTCGAGCTGATCGACGAGTTCGGCCTGTCGCCGCTGGCCCGGCTGATCCTGATGGTGGCGGTGGCGCCGCACATCTCCGACGAGGCCGCGCGGCTGTACCGCATCCTGGCCAACGATCCGCTCCGGGCGCTGATCGACCTGGGCCTCGTGACCCGGCTCCTGGGCCCGCGGGTCAACCCGCACGACGTCGCGCGCGAGCTCGATCCCGATCGCCCGCTGGTGCGGTTCGGACTGATCCAGGTGGCCGAGGGCCCGGTGCGGCGCTTCGCGGCGCTCAGCGTCGATCCGCTGGTGATCGCGCGCCTGCGCGGCGAGGCCCTGACCGCCGATCCCGACGCGGCGCTGCCGGTGGTCACCGCCGCGCGCACGATCGACCAGCTGCTGATCGAGCCGGCGGCCGCCACGGCGCTGGTCGAGGCCGTCGCCCGGCCGCGCCCGCCGACCGCGCCGCTGCGGCTGATCGTGCGCGGCCGGATCGGCAGCGGTCGGCGCGCGGTGCTGGCGGCGCTGGCCCACGCGGCCGGGCGCCAGCTGGCGATGGTGCACGTGCTGCACGTGACCGACGGCGGTCGCCCGAGCGCCGCGGCGATCCGGCGCGCGCTCGAGCGCTGCACCGTGGCCGGCTGGATCCCGTGCCTCGACGGCGTCGATCTGATCCCGACCGACGAGCGCTTGTTGTTGCAGCAGATCCGGCACGTGGTCGCCCGCCACCCGGGTCCGCTGGTGGCCCGGGTCGAGCCTGACACGCGACCGCCGATCGACGCCGGCTACGACCTGGTCGAGCTCGAGGACCTGACCGAGAGCCGGCGGCGCGAGGTGTGGCTGGGCGCGCTGGCGGCGCGCGCGATCCCGGCCGAGGGCTTGAGCGATCTGGCGGCGCGCTGGCGCATCGGGCCCGGCACCATCACCAACGTCGTCGCCGGCCTGCCCGAGGACGGTCGCGCGATCACGCCGGCGGTCATCACCGGCGCGGTCGGCCAGTACCTCGATCGCCGGCTCGGCGACGTGGCCGAGCGCATCCGCAACCTGCCGCGGCTCGAGCAGCTGGTGCTGCCGCCCGACATCCTGGACAGCTTGAAGGAGTTCCTGGCGCGCATGAGGCTGTCGCGCCAGGTGTTCGAGGAGTGGGGCATGGAGCGCGTCGCGACCACGTCGCGCGGCATCGTCGCGCTGTTCGAGGGCCCGCCCGGCACCGGCAAGACCATGGTCGCGGGCGCGCTCGCGCGGGAGCTGGGCATCGAGCTGTTCCGGGTCGACCTGTCGCGGGTCATGTCGAAGTGGATCGGCGAGACCGAGCGCAACCTCGCCAACGTCTTCGCCGCGGCCGAGGAGTCGCAGGCGCTGATGCTGTTCGACGAGGCCGACTCGCTGTTCACCAAGCGCACCGAGGTGAAGTCGAGCAACGACCGCTACGCCAACCTCGAGGTCAACTACCTGCTGCAGCGCCTCGACAGCTTCACCGGCGCGGCGATCCTGACCACCAACTTCGGCGCCGCGATCGACACCGCGTTCCGTCGGCGCCTGGCGTTCCGGGTGCTGTTCCCGATCCCCGACGAGGAGCTGCGCGAGCAGCTGTGGCGCGCGCACCTGCCGAAGGACCTGCCGCTCGGGGACGATCTCGACCTGGCCGACCTGGCGCGACGCTACGAGTTCACCGGCGGCTCGGTCCGCAACTGCACGGTCCGGGCCGCATTCCTGGCCGCGGCCGAGGGCCTGCCCATGGGCCAGGAGCACCTCCGGCGCGCGATCCGGCTCGAGTATCGCTCGGCGGGCAAGCTGGCCGAAGGCGGCCCGCTGGAGTAA